A genome region from Macaca nemestrina isolate mMacNem1 chromosome 15, mMacNem.hap1, whole genome shotgun sequence includes the following:
- the LOC112424723 gene encoding large ribosomal subunit protein eL39-like, whose amino-acid sequence MSSHKTFRIKQFLAKKQKQNCPIPQWIRMKTGNKIRYNSKRRRWRRTKLGL is encoded by the coding sequence ATGTCTTCTCACAAGACTTTCAGGATTAAGCAATTCCTggccaagaaacaaaagcaaaattgtcCCATTCCCCAGTGGAttcggatgaaaactggaaataaaatcaGGTACAACTCCAAAAGGAGACGTTGGAGAAGAACCAAGCTGGGTCTATAA